The Prosthecobacter vanneervenii DNA window ATTACGTCATGGGCTTCGAAGTCGTTCTGCCAGACGGCACACTCACCTTCCTCGGAAACAAGTGCGTCAAAGACGTCGCTGGTTACTCCATGAAGGACATCTTCATTGGCAGCGAGGGCACGCTCGGCATCATCACCGAGGTCATCCTCAAAGTGCTCCCTCGTCCCAAGGCGCGCAAGACGATGCTCGCTCTCTATGACTCCATGGAGGACGCCGCCAAGACGATCTCCGCCATCATCGCCGCCAAGATCATTCCCTGCACCCTGGAGTTCCTCGATCGCGTCACCGTTCAGTGTGTGGAAGACTACGCCAAGATCGGCCTGCCCACTGATGTGGAGGCTCTCGTCCTCATGGAGACAGACGGCCACCCCGTCGTGGTTGAAGAAGAGGCCGCGCAGATGATGGCCCTCGCCAAGGCCAATGGCGCGCGCGATGTCCGCGCCGCTGCCGATGAGGCCGAAGGCGCCAGACTCGCCGCCGCTCGTCGCAATGCCTTCTCCGCTCTCGCCCGCGTTCGCCCCACCACCATTCTGGAGGACGTCACCGTTCCGCGCAGCGAACTCGCCGCCATGGTCGCCTTCATCGATGCCGTGGCCAAAAAGCACAAGCTGCAGATCGGCACCTTCGGTCATCTGGGAGATGGCAATCTCCACCCCACCTTCCTCACCAACGAGCGCGACCACGAGGAGATGCACCGCATCGAGCTCGCGCTGGAGGAGATCGTCGAGGAGACCATCCGTGTCGGCGGCACCGTCACTGGAGAGCACGGCGTCGGCCTCGCCAAAAAATCCTTCCTCAAGCGCCAGCTCGGAGAAGGCAGCTACGAACTCATGCGCAGCATCAAGAAAGCCCTCGACCCCCAGGGCCTGCTGAACCCCGGAAAGATTTTTGATTGAGGAAAGACACATGGCTTCCGCAAACCTCCTCCAATCCCTCGACTACTCCGTGCTGCAGCAGTGCATGCACTGCGGCATGTGCCTGCCCACATGTCCCACCTACGTGGAGACCAAGATGGAGCGCAACAGCCCCCGTGGCCGTATCTCCCTCATGCGCGCTGTGGCCGATGGCGACCTCCAGGTCACCAAGGCGCTCTCAGACGAAATGTACTACTGCCTCGGTTGCCTGGCCTGCCAGACAGCATGTCCCGCAGGAGTGAACTACGCCGAGCTCTTTGAAACCGCCCGCGCCGAGGTGGAACAGGCTCAGGTGGACGACGGTATGCAGCGCGGCTTCTGGCGCTGGCTTTCGCTCAATGTCATCTTTATGCGCCCCTGGCTGCTGCGCCTCATCGGCCGCGTGCTGCATGTGTATCAAAGCACCGGCCTCGATGCTCTGATGCGCAGGCTTCGCTTCTTTGGCCTCATGCCGCCATCGTTGAAAAAGCTAGAGCCTCAGACCCCCAAGATCGCCGAGCACTTTTCCGACGATCTCATCTGGCCGGAGGAAAAGCCAAAACAAGATCGCGGCTACCGCGTGGGCCTGCTCACCGGCTGCATCCAGGACCTCGCTTTTTCAAACATCAACCGAGACACCGCCGACGTCCTCCTCGCCAACGGCTGCGAGGTCATCACCCCGCGCTCTCAGAGCTGCTGCGGCTCCTTGCACGCGCACAATGGCGAACTCGAGCTCGCCCGTGAACTCGCCCGCCGTCAGATCGACAGCTTCGATCTCGATTCTCTCGATGCCATCATCACCAATGCCGGTGGCTGCGGCTCCCATTTGAAGACCTACGGCCACCTGCTGCACGACGATCCTTTCTACGCCGGGAAGGCAAAGCAGTGGGACAAGAAGGTGAAGGACATTCACGAATGGCTCGTGCAAATCCGCTTCCGCAAACCCACTGCTGGCGCAGGTGTCAGCGAAGTCACCTACCACGAAAGCTGCCACCTCTGCCACGGTCAGAAGGTCGTCTCCCAGCCGCGCCAGATCCTAGCCAGCATTCCCGGCCTCACCTTCAAGGAACTGCCCGAGTCCAACTGGTGCTGCGGCAGCGCCGGCATTTACAATATCACCCAGCCCGAGCAGAGCCAGAAGCTGCTCACTAGGAAAGTGGAAAACCTCCGCCAGGCCGGAGTCCCCGTCGTTGCCACCAGCAATCCAGGCTGCCACCTTCAACTCGCCAACGGCCTCCGCGCCTGCAGTAGCCATCCCTGCCAGGAAGTCACCCAGCCCGTGACCTTGCTCGCCCAAGCCTACCGCGCCGAACAAAGCGC harbors:
- a CDS encoding FAD-linked oxidase C-terminal domain-containing protein, whose amino-acid sequence is MNKIEARLIQSLNEILSPDRVLTSDEDLVPYSFDGTAALKQRPGAVVFPLTAEEVSECVLLARRNNVPVVTRGSGTGLSGGSVPLDGCLVICLVKMDKLIEVDEKNLTLRAQSGVITKEIDDACAKVGLFYPPDPGSMKISTIGGNVAENSGGLRGLKYGVTRDYVMGFEVVLPDGTLTFLGNKCVKDVAGYSMKDIFIGSEGTLGIITEVILKVLPRPKARKTMLALYDSMEDAAKTISAIIAAKIIPCTLEFLDRVTVQCVEDYAKIGLPTDVEALVLMETDGHPVVVEEEAAQMMALAKANGARDVRAAADEAEGARLAAARRNAFSALARVRPTTILEDVTVPRSELAAMVAFIDAVAKKHKLQIGTFGHLGDGNLHPTFLTNERDHEEMHRIELALEEIVEETIRVGGTVTGEHGVGLAKKSFLKRQLGEGSYELMRSIKKALDPQGLLNPGKIFD
- a CDS encoding (Fe-S)-binding protein; protein product: MASANLLQSLDYSVLQQCMHCGMCLPTCPTYVETKMERNSPRGRISLMRAVADGDLQVTKALSDEMYYCLGCLACQTACPAGVNYAELFETARAEVEQAQVDDGMQRGFWRWLSLNVIFMRPWLLRLIGRVLHVYQSTGLDALMRRLRFFGLMPPSLKKLEPQTPKIAEHFSDDLIWPEEKPKQDRGYRVGLLTGCIQDLAFSNINRDTADVLLANGCEVITPRSQSCCGSLHAHNGELELARELARRQIDSFDLDSLDAIITNAGGCGSHLKTYGHLLHDDPFYAGKAKQWDKKVKDIHEWLVQIRFRKPTAGAGVSEVTYHESCHLCHGQKVVSQPRQILASIPGLTFKELPESNWCCGSAGIYNITQPEQSQKLLTRKVENLRQAGVPVVATSNPGCHLQLANGLRACSSHPCQEVTQPVTLLAQAYRAEQSAQGGGVS